In one window of Candidatus Kaelpia imicola DNA:
- a CDS encoding YggT family protein, whose product MFILANLIKAAAEILGVLLTIYYWLILVRALISWVNPDPYNPIVQFLHKVTEPVLSPIRRMLPFGAGIGIDISPIIAFFIIMFLRSFLVRTLLEISYYLKGSI is encoded by the coding sequence ATGTTTATACTTGCTAATTTAATTAAGGCGGCGGCTGAGATTCTTGGTGTTCTGCTTACGATATACTATTGGCTGATCTTAGTACGTGCTTTAATATCCTGGGTTAATCCAGACCCTTATAATCCAATAGTTCAATTTCTGCATAAAGTTACAGAGCCTGTTCTCTCTCCTATAAGAAGAATGCTGCCTTTTGGGGCTGGTATTGGAATAGATATATCACCGATTATTGCATTTTTTATAATAATGTTTTTGAGATCATTTTTAGTGAGAACATTATTGGAGATAAGCTACTATCTTAAAGGAAGTATTTAA
- the lspA gene encoding signal peptidase II, whose translation MKNGPKGKGLHLFLIAILLVADQAVKTYLSIFPQGEVICDLLPGFFNIKILVNPGIAFGILNNLSQVFIWVNTFILISFLVYFLFGLNTKTLYLSFALIIAGAASNLIDRLIYGGVVDYLNFTFFPTFNLADSYITVAICLMLKDAIFRKE comes from the coding sequence ATGAAAAATGGCCCCAAAGGTAAGGGCCTCCATCTTTTTCTAATAGCCATTCTGTTGGTAGCAGATCAGGCAGTAAAGACCTATTTGAGTATATTTCCCCAGGGCGAAGTTATCTGCGATCTTCTGCCCGGGTTTTTTAATATTAAAATCTTGGTAAATCCTGGAATAGCGTTTGGAATCTTAAATAATCTGTCCCAGGTATTTATATGGGTAAATACTTTTATCTTAATCTCTTTTTTAGTCTATTTCTTATTTGGTTTAAATACCAAAACTCTCTATCTAAGTTTTGCTTTAATTATAGCCGGAGCAGCTTCTAATCTCATAGATAGACTTATCTATGGAGGAGTTGTGGACTATTTAAACTTTACTTTTTTTCCTACCTTTAATCTTGCAGATAGCTATATAACTGTAGCAATATGCTTAATGCTGAAAGATGCCATATTTAGAAAAGAATAA
- the proC gene encoding pyrroline-5-carboxylate reductase yields the protein MNVGIIGLGKMGEAIAKGLMNSKGYRVYFNESDGKRCKEITDKYRRLKYLDIEQLIDSSSAIILAVKPQDLKELLNKIGRVLKRDKLFISIAAGVSINFVQNEGSLEKVVRAMPNMGALVGESFTALAYSEKVSNRELELAKKIFANIGDVEVLKENLIDAVTAISGSGPAYFAYFLKAIEESAAEVGLEDISSKIALDTLEGVLKVLKGLDISTDELIEMVKSPGGTTEACLDYWQQSDLSGIIKEGIKKAINKAKELGK from the coding sequence ATGAATGTTGGAATTATTGGTTTAGGGAAGATGGGTGAGGCTATAGCTAAAGGATTAATGAACTCAAAGGGTTATAGAGTATATTTTAACGAGTCTGATGGTAAGCGATGCAAAGAAATAACGGATAAATACAGAAGATTGAAATATCTTGACATCGAGCAGCTCATAGATTCATCTTCCGCTATTATACTGGCGGTTAAACCTCAAGATTTAAAAGAGCTTTTGAATAAGATTGGCCGTGTTTTAAAGAGAGATAAGCTCTTTATCTCAATAGCAGCTGGAGTCTCTATAAATTTTGTACAGAATGAAGGTTCTTTAGAAAAGGTGGTTAGAGCTATGCCGAATATGGGTGCCTTAGTGGGAGAATCTTTTACAGCTCTCGCTTATTCAGAAAAAGTTAGTAATAGAGAACTTGAGTTAGCTAAGAAGATATTTGCTAACATAGGAGATGTTGAAGTATTAAAAGAGAATTTAATAGATGCTGTTACAGCTATATCCGGCAGCGGACCTGCTTATTTTGCCTATTTTCTTAAAGCAATTGAGGAGTCTGCGGCTGAAGTAGGCCTTGAAGATATATCTTCTAAAATTGCTCTAGATACCTTGGAAGGGGTTTTAAAAGTATTAAAAGGATTGGATATTTCAACAGATGAGCTGATTGAAATGGTCAAATCTCCCGGAGGAACAACAGAGGCTTGTTTAGATTATTGGCAGCAGAGCGATCTGTCAGGCATTATAAAAGAGGGAATTAAAAAAGCAATCAATAAGGCAAAGGAGTTAGGGAAATAA
- a CDS encoding YggS family pyridoxal phosphate-dependent enzyme: MISKNLNLIREKIEKTSLNSNRVSDSIRLVAVTKNVEVEKIREASSLGISDIGENRIQEARSKLDDLKSLNLCWHMVGHLQTNKVKYAVDIFEYIHSLDSIKLAEEIDRCSRIKNKYQKVFIEVNTSGEETKFGVSEDNIEAFVNRVVEFKQLDLMGFMTIAPFTDDKDVIRESFRKLRIIRDDMSKKLNRKLHLSMGMSDDFEIAIEEGADFIRLGRVIFGERE, encoded by the coding sequence ATGATTTCAAAAAATCTTAATTTAATAAGAGAGAAAATAGAAAAAACATCTCTAAATAGTAATAGAGTTTCTGATTCTATTAGGTTAGTTGCTGTAACGAAGAATGTAGAGGTAGAGAAGATAAGAGAGGCTTCTTCTTTAGGGATTTCAGATATTGGAGAGAATCGTATTCAGGAAGCAAGAAGTAAACTGGATGACTTGAAAAGTCTCAATCTCTGCTGGCATATGGTTGGACATCTCCAGACCAATAAGGTAAAATATGCTGTCGATATTTTTGAATATATACACTCTTTGGATAGTATAAAGCTGGCTGAAGAGATAGATAGGTGTTCCAGAATTAAGAATAAATATCAAAAAGTATTTATAGAAGTAAATACTTCCGGAGAAGAGACGAAGTTTGGTGTTAGCGAAGATAACATAGAAGCTTTTGTCAATAGAGTAGTAGAGTTTAAACAGTTAGATTTAATGGGTTTTATGACCATCGCTCCTTTTACAGATGATAAGGATGTAATCAGGGAGTCTTTCAGAAAGCTTAGAATTATAAGGGATGATATGAGTAAAAAGTTGAATAGAAAACTCCATCTTTCAATGGGTATGAGTGATGACTTTGAGATTGCAATTGAAGAGGGAGCTGATTTTATAAGATTGGGCAGAGTAATCTTTGGAGAGAGAGAATGA
- a CDS encoding RluA family pseudouridine synthase, translating to MPYLEKNNHSFQYEGSNIRLDQFLCGEFKNISREKIKKIIYQKSVLVNSSNAVKPSDIIKEGDRISILKRDFKEKNIEPRNMDISVIYEDEDIAVINKPAGIITHPLSGTDSDTLINGLLFKFNKLSSINGSLKPGIVHRLDKDTSGIMIIAKNNEAHNNIAAQFKNKGIIKNYLALVEGSVEYDEGLISRPIGRSRIKRTIMEIDDSMGRSAETYFRVIQRVSLKLTIKSQKFYTFIVLSPKTGRTHQLRVHMKHYGHPLVGDSKYGRGSDLIGRQALHAYHIKFFHPVKNIQMSFKALLADDFKNLLSKLGIANYNLILDNIIQEV from the coding sequence ATGCCATATTTAGAAAAGAATAACCACTCTTTTCAGTACGAAGGTTCTAATATCAGGTTGGATCAGTTTCTCTGTGGTGAGTTTAAAAATATCTCTAGAGAGAAAATCAAAAAAATAATTTATCAGAAGTCTGTTTTAGTCAATAGTAGTAATGCGGTAAAACCTTCAGATATTATTAAAGAGGGAGACAGAATAAGTATTTTAAAAAGGGATTTTAAGGAGAAGAATATAGAGCCTAGGAATATGGATATTTCTGTTATATATGAAGATGAAGATATAGCGGTTATCAATAAACCTGCCGGTATCATTACTCACCCGCTAAGTGGGACCGATTCTGATACTCTAATTAACGGATTACTCTTTAAGTTCAATAAGCTCTCAAGTATCAATGGGTCCTTAAAGCCCGGGATTGTACATAGACTTGATAAGGATACTTCTGGTATTATGATTATTGCCAAGAACAATGAGGCTCATAACAATATAGCTGCTCAATTTAAAAATAAAGGTATTATTAAAAATTACCTTGCCTTAGTTGAGGGTAGTGTTGAATATGATGAAGGTTTAATCTCGAGGCCTATTGGAAGGTCGAGGATTAAAAGAACGATTATGGAGATAGATGATTCTATGGGGAGATCAGCAGAGACCTATTTTAGGGTTATTCAAAGAGTTAGCCTAAAACTCACTATTAAGTCTCAGAAGTTTTACACTTTTATTGTCCTCTCTCCTAAGACCGGGAGAACGCATCAATTGCGAGTACATATGAAACATTATGGTCATCCTCTTGTTGGAGATTCTAAATACGGTAGGGGTTCAGATTTGATCGGCCGTCAGGCTCTGCATGCTTATCATATAAAGTTTTTCCACCCTGTGAAAAATATTCAAATGAGTTTCAAAGCTTTATTAGCGGATGATTTTAAAAATTTGCTTTCTAAATTAGGGATAGCAAATTATAATCTTATCTTAGATAATATTATTCAGGAGGTGTGA
- a CDS encoding purine-nucleoside phosphorylase, with protein MKDLRRKISEASSFIKKSIKIKPDVAVVLGSGLSAFGKKIKNSKSIDYTNIPHFPVSTVEGHKGELIFGKVGIKNVVVMGGRFHLYEGYSVYEISYPVYVMRALGAKHLIISNAAGGMNPCFSKGDLMLIDDHINLMGLNPLTGPNDDKLGERFPDMCEPYNKEMLKLAMDLALDLKIRVHKGVYVGLTGPSLETRAEYRFLRAIGADCVGMSTVPEVIAAVHCGFKVLGISCITDLCLPDALKPVDFKEILSIAAKAEPKLAQLVYKLIPKLK; from the coding sequence GTGAAAGATTTGAGAAGAAAGATCAGCGAGGCAAGCTCTTTTATCAAAAAGAGTATTAAAATCAAACCTGATGTAGCGGTTGTTTTAGGCTCAGGTCTGTCTGCTTTTGGAAAGAAGATTAAGAATAGTAAGAGCATAGACTATACTAATATTCCCCACTTTCCTGTTTCTACAGTAGAGGGTCATAAGGGAGAGCTGATATTTGGGAAGGTTGGTATTAAGAATGTCGTGGTTATGGGGGGGCGGTTTCATCTCTACGAAGGCTATTCTGTCTATGAGATTTCCTACCCGGTATATGTTATGCGTGCTCTGGGTGCGAAACACCTTATAATCTCTAACGCTGCAGGCGGGATGAACCCTTGCTTCAGTAAAGGTGATCTCATGCTGATAGATGACCATATAAACCTTATGGGTCTAAACCCTCTCACTGGTCCCAACGATGATAAGCTTGGAGAGAGGTTCCCGGATATGTGCGAACCCTATAATAAGGAGATGTTAAAGCTGGCAATGGACTTAGCTTTAGATTTGAAGATAAGAGTACATAAAGGTGTCTATGTTGGCCTAACAGGTCCCAGTCTAGAAACAAGGGCAGAGTACCGTTTCTTAAGAGCTATAGGGGCTGACTGTGTAGGTATGTCTACTGTTCCTGAGGTTATCGCAGCTGTCCATTGCGGATTCAAGGTTTTAGGTATAAGCTGCATTACAGATCTATGTCTGCCTGATGCGTTGAAACCGGTAGACTTTAAAGAGATACTCAGCATTGCTGCAAAAGCAGAGCCTAAACTAGCCCAACTTGTGTACAAACTAATACCGAAGCTAAAATGA
- a CDS encoding TraR/DksA family transcriptional regulator: MNKKFNKQELEKFKKILMDLKKKVSSEIRHLTEDSIYKSQKDVSGEISSYTYHMADMATDSFDREFSYALANNEQELVYLINEALSRIDSGEYGICELCENSIKRSRLNAIPYAKNCLECQTKEEKRVRREKR; encoded by the coding sequence ATGAATAAAAAGTTTAACAAGCAGGAGCTGGAAAAGTTTAAAAAGATTTTAATGGACTTAAAAAAGAAAGTATCTTCAGAGATAAGACATCTAACTGAGGATAGCATCTATAAATCCCAGAAAGATGTATCTGGAGAGATATCAAGTTATACCTATCATATGGCCGACATGGCTACAGACAGCTTTGATAGAGAGTTCTCTTATGCTTTGGCCAACAATGAACAAGAATTAGTCTATCTTATAAACGAGGCTCTATCCAGGATTGATTCTGGGGAGTACGGTATCTGCGAGCTTTGTGAAAACAGCATAAAGAGAAGCCGTTTAAATGCTATTCCATATGCCAAAAACTGTTTAGAATGCCAAACTAAAGAGGAGAAGAGGGTTAGAAGGGAAAAGAGATGA
- the pabB gene encoding aminodeoxychorismate synthase component I — MYSQNFPFTEKRVISLINPVIDNPFVFLESVSSDSDNQRSFLFNNFEDFLVFNPEDNLDDFFAKVEDFLTKGFWLCGFFSYEAGYFFEESLKGLYKSKTAFPLIWLGVSSEPIIIDHSYKDKSLLSDSPADLSYKMVGFKPSIKEKEYDSSIAKVKKYIEEGRTYQVNYTFKYKFDFRGSVLGLYLNLRRSQPTSYSAFINTGENNIISLSPELFFKMSKDKILTKPMKGTISRGFSNLEDRDRENWLAQDIKNRSENLMIVDLLRNDLGRVSCTGSVKVENLFQVERYRTLYQMTSTVTGTLKKNSDYIQLFKSLFPSGSVTGAPKISTMKIIKELEKEPRNIYTGSIGYISPNREACFNVAIRTILLDKNKAEMGVGGGIVYDSLDRAEYREAILKADFLRKDFSSFNLIETMRWDRGKGYYLIERHIDRIFNSAVYFQIPLDVRILKKRLSELEREFKENKYRVRLTLDMEGNIKTEFSILEDLNSFIKIKISSTKIDPENIYLYHKTTQRDIYDKERRKALKEGFFDIIYTNIKGQITEGAISNIFLLLDGQLYTPPVRCGLLPGILREHLLVKGSTKEKILHRDDLYLADKVYIANSLRGLMIVNGIV, encoded by the coding sequence TTGTATTCCCAAAATTTTCCTTTTACTGAAAAAAGAGTAATATCTCTAATCAATCCTGTAATTGATAATCCTTTTGTATTTCTTGAAAGCGTATCTTCTGATTCTGACAATCAAAGGTCTTTTCTTTTTAATAATTTTGAGGATTTCTTGGTTTTTAATCCAGAAGATAACCTGGATGATTTTTTTGCAAAAGTTGAAGATTTTTTAACAAAAGGTTTCTGGCTCTGCGGTTTTTTCTCATATGAGGCAGGGTATTTTTTTGAAGAATCATTAAAGGGGTTGTATAAATCAAAGACTGCCTTTCCTCTTATATGGCTGGGTGTTAGCAGTGAGCCTATAATTATTGATCACAGCTATAAAGATAAATCATTACTCTCTGATTCCCCTGCAGATTTAAGTTATAAAATGGTAGGGTTTAAGCCAAGCATCAAAGAGAAAGAGTATGATAGTTCTATTGCCAAGGTAAAAAAATATATCGAAGAAGGCCGGACCTATCAGGTGAATTATACTTTTAAGTATAAATTTGATTTCAGGGGAAGTGTTTTAGGTCTATATCTTAATTTACGCAGGAGTCAGCCAACATCATACAGCGCTTTTATTAATACCGGCGAGAACAATATCATATCTCTTTCACCGGAACTCTTTTTTAAGATGTCTAAAGATAAGATTTTGACTAAACCAATGAAAGGTACTATTTCTCGAGGTTTCTCAAATTTAGAGGATAGAGATAGAGAGAACTGGTTAGCTCAAGATATTAAAAACCGTTCTGAAAATCTCATGATAGTTGACTTATTAAGAAATGATCTAGGCAGAGTTTCTTGTACGGGAAGCGTTAAGGTTGAAAATTTATTTCAGGTTGAAAGATACCGTACTTTATATCAGATGACATCTACTGTGACAGGAACTTTAAAAAAGAATAGCGACTATATACAGCTGTTTAAATCTCTATTTCCGTCGGGTTCTGTTACCGGAGCTCCCAAGATAAGTACGATGAAGATAATAAAAGAACTGGAGAAGGAGCCGCGTAATATATATACAGGTTCAATTGGTTATATTTCGCCAAATAGAGAAGCATGTTTCAATGTAGCGATAAGAACTATTCTATTGGATAAAAATAAGGCTGAGATGGGTGTTGGAGGCGGCATTGTATATGACTCTTTAGATAGGGCTGAATATAGAGAGGCTATTCTTAAAGCGGATTTTTTAAGAAAAGATTTTTCTAGTTTTAATTTGATAGAGACTATGCGTTGGGATAGAGGCAAAGGGTATTATCTTATTGAAAGGCATATAGATAGGATATTCAATTCAGCGGTATATTTTCAGATTCCTCTAGATGTCAGAATCTTAAAAAAGAGATTATCTGAGCTTGAGAGGGAATTTAAAGAGAATAAATATAGAGTGAGATTAACTCTTGATATGGAAGGCAATATTAAAACAGAATTCAGCATATTGGAAGATCTTAATTCTTTTATTAAGATTAAGATTAGTTCTACCAAGATAGACCCTGAGAATATTTATTTATATCATAAGACTACTCAACGGGATATTTATGATAAGGAGAGGAGGAAGGCTCTTAAAGAGGGCTTTTTTGATATTATCTATACAAATATCAAAGGTCAGATTACTGAAGGGGCTATCAGTAATATATTTCTCCTTCTGGATGGCCAACTTTATACGCCTCCTGTAAGATGCGGTTTGTTGCCGGGAATTTTAAGAGAGCATCTGTTGGTTAAGGGTAGCACAAAAGAGAAGATCCTTCACAGAGACGATCTTTACTTGGCAGATAAGGTATACATAGCTAATTCTCTTAGAGGTTTAATGATAGTAAATGGTATAGTTTGA
- the ileS gene encoding isoleucine--tRNA ligase yields the protein MKDYKETLNLPRTKFPMRGNLPQREPGFIEKWKENNLYENIKSKNKDKTPYILHDGPPYANGNIHLGHALNKTLKDVVLRFKSMTGHLVNLTPGWDCHGLPVEHQLIKNLGLKKSEIESVKFRKKARDYALKYVEIQKKEFQRLGCMANWDTPYLTLSHDYEAATLRSLAGLIKQGYLYKDVKPVNWCIECETALAEAEVEYEECLSDSIYVKFAINNGPELAVDLNLPKRSYFLIWTTTPWTLISNVAVALSNEKEYSFVKLKTEELLVVASKRLPFLKESLALEIDSVIHTAKGRELEGVNLKHPFIERESKVVGADFVSVEEGTGSVHIAPGHGMEDYLLSKERGLDMIMPLNDKGIFEDVGEFSGQLVWNANEKVKEILKNKGALLKEEKIEHSYPHCWRCNSPVIFRATLQLFMSIDKFDLRAKLLEATDKVRWIPEAGLQRMKGMLQTRPDWCLSRQRYWGVAIPSLRCMNCKNSVLNQGFILNVAEEVEKRGADIWFEESYKKFLPPDFKCDNCGNKDVDLFEKENDIVDVWFESGISHQAVLKDRYNLSFPADLYLEGSDQHRGWFQTSLITGVSIKEKPPYKAVLTHGFVVDGEGRKMSKSLGNVISPLKVIKRYGADVLRLWAISRDFTQDLRISEDIIKQTVESYRKIRNTFRFLLSNIYDYDPKKNKVSYSALDLIDKWIYAESIVLNEEVKSLYENYKFNQVFKKIYLFMNERLSSIYLDVLKDRMYTFHPQDEKRKSSQTMIYCLLSMLVRLIAPILPFTAEDVWENLELKDEDDSKCESIHLTSFKDMVLNQESEVVLKDFNKLFILRDIVMKAIERKRELGEIGSSLEAKVRLKILLDNSYNFLDNYKAILAVLFIVSEVELSKADKADSNFKSIDGFERIDIIVEKSQGKKCMRCWNYTFDIGENRRYEDVCLRCAMVLEKIL from the coding sequence ATGAAGGATTATAAAGAGACTTTAAATCTTCCCAGAACTAAGTTTCCCATGCGGGGAAATCTCCCTCAGAGAGAACCTGGTTTTATTGAAAAGTGGAAAGAAAATAATTTATACGAAAATATTAAATCAAAGAATAAAGATAAGACTCCTTATATTCTTCATGACGGGCCTCCTTATGCTAACGGAAATATTCATCTTGGCCATGCCTTAAATAAAACATTAAAAGATGTAGTTTTAAGATTTAAATCTATGACTGGACATCTTGTTAATCTTACACCTGGCTGGGATTGCCATGGTCTGCCTGTAGAACATCAGCTTATTAAAAATCTTGGGTTAAAAAAATCTGAGATAGAATCTGTTAAGTTTCGCAAGAAAGCGAGAGATTATGCTCTTAAATATGTGGAGATTCAGAAAAAAGAGTTTCAGAGATTAGGCTGCATGGCTAATTGGGATACTCCCTATCTTACTTTGAGCCATGATTATGAAGCTGCTACTCTGCGTTCTTTGGCAGGTCTTATAAAACAAGGCTATCTCTATAAAGATGTTAAGCCTGTGAATTGGTGTATTGAGTGTGAAACTGCTTTAGCCGAAGCTGAGGTAGAATATGAGGAATGTCTATCTGACTCTATATATGTAAAGTTTGCGATCAATAATGGTCCGGAATTAGCGGTTGATCTGAATCTCCCGAAGCGGTCTTATTTTTTAATTTGGACCACTACTCCCTGGACATTGATATCCAATGTTGCCGTGGCCCTCAGTAATGAAAAGGAGTATAGCTTTGTAAAGCTAAAAACAGAAGAGCTGCTGGTTGTCGCTTCTAAGAGGCTGCCTTTTTTAAAAGAGAGCCTTGCTTTAGAGATAGACTCTGTAATACATACTGCTAAAGGCAGGGAGCTTGAAGGTGTTAATTTAAAACATCCCTTTATAGAGCGGGAATCTAAAGTTGTGGGGGCTGATTTTGTATCCGTGGAGGAGGGTACAGGGTCTGTCCATATAGCTCCAGGCCATGGTATGGAGGATTATCTATTAAGTAAAGAGAGAGGACTTGATATGATCATGCCTTTAAACGATAAGGGTATATTTGAGGATGTTGGTGAGTTTTCCGGTCAACTTGTTTGGAATGCTAATGAAAAAGTAAAAGAGATACTTAAAAATAAAGGTGCACTTTTAAAAGAAGAGAAGATAGAGCATTCCTATCCTCATTGTTGGAGATGTAATTCTCCGGTTATATTCAGGGCTACATTACAGCTTTTTATGTCAATAGATAAGTTTGATCTGCGTGCTAAGCTGCTTGAAGCAACCGATAAAGTAAGATGGATTCCTGAGGCAGGCTTGCAGAGGATGAAGGGGATGCTTCAGACACGTCCGGATTGGTGTCTCTCCCGTCAAAGATACTGGGGTGTTGCAATACCCTCTCTTAGATGCATGAATTGCAAAAACTCTGTTTTAAATCAAGGTTTTATTCTCAATGTTGCAGAAGAGGTAGAGAAGAGAGGTGCTGATATATGGTTTGAGGAGAGTTATAAGAAATTTTTGCCCCCAGATTTTAAATGTGATAATTGCGGTAATAAGGATGTTGATCTTTTTGAAAAGGAGAACGATATCGTAGATGTTTGGTTCGAGTCGGGAATAAGTCATCAGGCAGTGTTAAAAGATAGGTATAATTTGAGCTTTCCTGCCGATCTCTATCTTGAAGGCAGCGATCAGCATAGAGGGTGGTTCCAGACTTCTCTTATTACCGGAGTTAGCATAAAAGAGAAGCCTCCATATAAAGCTGTTCTTACGCATGGTTTCGTGGTCGATGGTGAAGGAAGAAAGATGTCTAAATCTTTAGGCAATGTAATATCTCCGCTTAAGGTGATAAAGAGGTACGGCGCTGACGTTCTAAGACTCTGGGCTATATCGCGGGATTTCACTCAAGATCTAAGGATTTCAGAAGATATAATAAAACAGACTGTAGAGTCTTATAGAAAGATAAGAAATACTTTTAGATTTCTTCTGAGTAATATATATGATTATGACCCCAAGAAGAATAAGGTTTCATATTCAGCTCTGGATTTAATAGATAAATGGATATATGCAGAGTCTATAGTGCTTAATGAAGAAGTTAAGTCTCTTTATGAGAATTATAAGTTTAATCAGGTATTTAAAAAGATATATCTTTTTATGAATGAGAGGCTGTCGTCTATCTATTTAGACGTTCTTAAAGACAGAATGTATACTTTTCATCCTCAAGATGAGAAGAGAAAATCTTCTCAGACTATGATTTACTGTCTGTTGTCTATGCTGGTGAGGTTAATAGCTCCAATATTGCCTTTTACAGCTGAGGATGTCTGGGAAAACTTAGAACTTAAAGACGAGGACGATTCAAAATGTGAGAGTATACATCTGACCTCTTTTAAAGATATGGTATTAAATCAAGAGAGTGAGGTAGTTTTGAAAGATTTCAACAAGCTCTTTATTTTAAGAGATATTGTTATGAAGGCAATCGAGAGAAAGAGAGAGCTGGGTGAAATAGGCAGCTCTCTTGAGGCTAAGGTTAGGCTAAAAATTCTACTGGACAATAGCTACAACTTTTTAGATAATTATAAAGCTATTTTAGCTGTACTGTTTATAGTCTCAGAGGTAGAGTTATCTAAGGCTGATAAAGCAGACAGTAATTTCAAGAGTATAGATGGTTTTGAAAGGATAGATATTATTGTTGAAAAGAGTCAAGGTAAGAAGTGTATGCGTTGCTGGAATTATACTTTCGATATTGGCGAAAACAGAAGATATGAAGATGTCTGTCTTCGCTGCGCTATGGTATTGGAGAAGATATTATGA
- the aroA gene encoding 3-phosphoshikimate 1-carboxyvinyltransferase: MKIKKKRESISFDSVLTPPPDKSISHRGIFFSALSNNRVKISNFLFSQDLLSTIAVFRSLGLDISVKKKEISISGVGLEGLKKPDQDLYLGNSGTTARLILGLLSAQDFNATIGGDESLSLRPMKRVTEPLSMMGASFRGNDGANFLPIEVIGSKLKGIDYIMPISSAQVKSAILIAGLYAESSTIIHQKYKSRDHTERMLLSFGANISSNDLEVKIEKTDSLNVLDFSVPADISSAAFFITLALLSPDSKLLLKNVGVNPTRCGFIDVLKRMGANIDIDLTLGERESAIAEPSADISVSTSRLKGVYVSKEEIPSLIDELPLLFLVASLAEGDSYIESVSELRVKETDRINSIVTNLTKMGARIKVLGEDVLIKGVEGLNKAGLLSFSDHRTAMVNVIAAILAEGESIIDCLDSIAISYPGFIKDLNSILDNCIEIV; this comes from the coding sequence ATGAAAATTAAGAAGAAAAGAGAGTCTATTTCTTTTGATTCAGTGCTTACTCCTCCGCCAGACAAGTCGATATCACATCGAGGTATATTCTTTTCTGCTCTATCCAATAATAGAGTAAAGATAAGTAATTTTTTGTTTTCTCAGGACTTGCTTAGCACGATAGCTGTTTTTCGCAGTTTGGGTTTGGATATATCTGTTAAGAAGAAGGAGATTAGCATATCAGGGGTTGGACTCGAAGGATTAAAAAAGCCCGATCAGGATCTTTATCTTGGTAACTCCGGGACTACTGCAAGGCTTATTTTGGGACTTCTGAGTGCTCAGGATTTCAACGCAACGATCGGAGGCGATGAATCATTATCTCTGCGTCCGATGAAACGGGTTACAGAACCTCTCTCTATGATGGGAGCTAGCTTTAGAGGTAATGATGGTGCCAATTTTCTTCCAATAGAAGTCATAGGTTCAAAACTAAAAGGTATAGATTATATTATGCCTATCTCTAGTGCTCAGGTTAAATCGGCTATCCTGATAGCGGGTCTATATGCGGAATCTTCGACCATAATTCACCAGAAGTATAAATCCCGAGACCATACAGAGAGGATGCTTCTATCTTTTGGCGCAAACATATCGTCTAATGATTTAGAGGTAAAGATAGAGAAAACGGATAGTCTCAATGTGCTTGACTTCTCTGTTCCAGCCGACATATCTTCTGCGGCATTTTTTATTACGCTTGCGCTATTAAGTCCTGATTCAAAATTGCTGCTTAAGAACGTGGGAGTAAATCCTACTCGCTGTGGTTTTATAGATGTCTTGAAGAGGATGGGGGCTAATATAGATATTGATCTTACTCTCGGAGAGAGAGAGTCTGCTATAGCTGAGCCTTCTGCCGATATAAGTGTATCAACCTCCAGGTTAAAAGGGGTTTATGTATCTAAAGAAGAGATTCCATCTCTTATAGATGAGCTGCCTCTTCTCTTTCTTGTTGCTTCTCTTGCAGAAGGGGATAGCTATATAGAGAGTGTTTCGGAGTTGAGGGTAAAAGAGACGGATCGAATAAACTCTATAGTAACAAATTTAACAAAGATGGGGGCTAGGATAAAGGTTCTAGGCGAGGATGTTTTGATAAAGGGAGTGGAAGGTCTTAATAAGGCTGGCTTATTGAGCTTCTCTGATCATAGAACTGCCATGGTCAATGTTATAGCTGCCATTTTAGCCGAAGGAGAGTCTATTATAGATTGTCTGGACTCCATAGCTATATCCTATCCTGGTTTTATTAAAGACTTAAACAGTATCTTAGATAATTGTATTGAAATTGTGTAG